The stretch of DNA AACATATTTTTGCTTTACAATGATGAATCAACTGTAAACAATCTTTGTGAATGTAGTTTATCGCTTGGAATATGAAGCAATCTGTATAGTTCCTGAGATCTTGGTACTAAGAGGTCCTAAGAAGTCCTTAGTCCTCATTCACTGAGTAAACAGAGATTCCACGGCTACCAGATGATTAGGATCGTTTCTTGAGATGATATTTCTGTGGGCCGATATGATCGAGTATGTAACATTAAAATGACCCACAGTTTTCAACGGCTCATAAAGTGCACTGATTCTCTCTCGCCTGCTTTGTTTcgttcgctctccctctctcttttgTTTCACACTTTCCCAATTGCATTTCGTTGGCCAAAAAGAGATCGCACTGACACACTCCCACGCAcagtgcacacacacacgtaagCGCTCGTCGCATTTagaaaagccacaaaaacaaaaacgaaaaaccaaaagcgaatggaagaaaaacaacaacgtcAGGGCGACAAGATTCGACGCGCAACAAAAGGCTAAAGAACTTTGATAAAATGCGGTAATTTGGTTTCAGCTTTTGCATAACTTGAGCGAGTTTGGCGATAACAGCGCTCCAATAATGTTGTGGTTTGGCCTTTATCGGTAGGGTAGGGTGCTTATCAGATGGAAGTAGCAGCTTGGTAATAAATTAGACAAATAAATAACGGTGCCGGTTGTCTTGATCACCTTCGTTTTTTTCCGAAAATAGCtagaataaaacaaaacatctgtgtgtgtgtgggggtaTGCATGTTTGTGCAGGCAGAgggcagcaaaaacaaaaacaacaaaagcggCGGAAGGGACCAAGTGAAAAGTTGTTTTTCGCCGAGCTTTCGAACAGCATCCACATTTCTGGCCCAGGAAGCATCCTTTCGGCTCTCTCCTCTCATTTTCTCAGCCAGGAAGCATCCTTTTTGCACTCTCTCTGGCTGCTCTGCCAGCGTCGACTGCGGTTACGTATgcacgagtgtgtgtgtggtttgtTGGCGGCTGGGCACACGGACAGGGACACCTatgtgtttcttttttcacACTCCTCACCTACACGAACACTACGatgtacacagccaaaaagcACTGCAAAATTGCACACGTTTTTTCAGTATTTGGGGCCTGCCTTAGGCATTTTCATTCGCACTCAATGCCCCTTGGATTATTTCACTGCGTTTTTCACTGGCTTTGCTGctgaatttatttactttcgaGCGGATTTCTAATACAATTTGCACATTTCCACCAAATGCGCTGTGTCTCTGAGCATGTGTATGTGCCTCGGCCTGCGtgctgtgtgcgtgtgtgtacgGATGGATTCTTTGGCACCCGAAATTCGCTCCTCCTTTCTGTTCACTTTGACAACTCCTCCGATGCTTACACTCAATTAGCACTGCATTTTCTGTCCCCGTAACCGTTACCGTTGTGCACAAATATTCCGGTGATCGTATCGATTGACTTgcgttttgtatattttaacacGAAATCGAAAACTCGAACGCTTCGAAATTAGAGATGGAACTCAGCCGATGGTCATTGGGCCCCATCGATGTTTAGAGTATTTGCGAtaaatcgatattttctcTGCATCTATCGAATAGCGGACTGTTATTTTAATCGACTAtttaccaatttaaaaaaacgtgtaaaaaaataaaaaagacgtAATAGTTGAAATTGCGACATTTACTAGGGGTAGCGATTTGGAAGTTTAAAAGTAATCTTTTAAACGGATTACTTTAGTATAAACTAACAAAAATGGTTAGTAtaagctttaaaatatttaatttaccttatttttgatttttgatttagaGACCGCGATAAATAATAGACTGTTgaaaaattgccaaaaataaaccaggCGATAAATCGTCGTGTGGTGTAGAAATACGGTGGACACTAGCCGGTTCCCAAACCGATCTATGCATCCTAAACATtggttattttaaatgttttttttatattaattacttaataaaacaataaaaaaaagaagattcTACtagtaaaacaaattaaaaaagagtaaaaaaaaataaaaataaacctattgaccccgacgtgatttGAACACGCAACCTTCCGATCTGGAGTCGGACGCGCTACCGTTGCGCCACGGAGTCAGATGCGGGGAGGGGTGTGAAATACCCAGAATGAGCAAAAGATCAGCAGAACCAGACTGTAAAATATCAAATCAGAATGGTTCTCCGCCTATTCAACAGCATCGGTGGTTCAGTGGAAGCAAGAATGTTTGTATTTAATGCAGAAGAGGAACCTAAAGAACCTGCCACCTGCGTGGCCATTTTAAAGTTACGTCGTGTACCATAATAAAGATACAGTCCAAACAAGCTaagtttggaaaaaaaaatccatggTAAAAAGATTTTagactaatttttttaatttccaaggTTCTGGCCTTCCGCCAAACTTTTGAATTTCAGTATTGATCAACGATGTAATCAGTATTGTGCAACTGTTTTTTAACGTTGTTAGGGATATCGATAAAATACCAGATTAAAAAACATACAATATACCAccaactgaaattattatcagCTGGTTCTTAGTTTAATTATAAGGGGTCGTAAGAAAGTAAATATAATGTAAAGACGATTTCTAAGTCATAATTCAATTTCAGAACAATGGAGTCGCTAAAGTGCCGGGATCCACTGGAGGGATCTGATGCGAAATGTGATAGTCAGCACGTGGTTCGAGTTAAGGAAGAAGATCCCGATGATTTGGGAGACCAGGAGGAACCTCATGAGGACCTGTTGCTGGTGAAGAACGAGCCCCTGGAGAGGACGAGTTCGATGAAGAAAGCTGCCTGACATCAGACTGCGATATTGATCCGTCGCTGGACGAAGTAAAAATCGAGGTGGTCGAAAACGGTTTGCCAGAAGATGGAAATGATATTCCCAGTGAGCCCAGTGTGGATGATAGTAACTTGCATAAATGCTATGCCTGCCTAGAGATTTTCGAATGGAAGTTTCAACTAAAAGAGCACCTGCAAACCCACACAGAAGAGTCGCCCTTCCGTTGCGCACACTGCTCAAGGGTTTTCAAATACAATGTAGGGCTTAAGAAGCATTTGAAAAATCACAATTCCGAAGGACAGCACAAGTGTTTGTTCTGCGACGTTACTTTTCTTAGTAAAGGGCAACGTGCAACACACATGTATACACACACCTTGGGAAAAAAGTGTCCCTACTGCCCaaaaatttttcataaaaatcaggGAGTTATGAAacatattaaatttcatttggcCGGTAGGTCTACCGAGTGTTCGTATTGTGGCAAGACTTTTAAACAAGTCGCACAATTAAATCTTCACTTGCGAAAACACACAGGATATCGGCCGTCCAAATGCCCAAATTGCCCAGCTAGTTTTACGGATACTTCAGCTCTTAATAGACATCTAATTAGCCACCAGGTTTTACGTCCGTTCAAGTGTTCTCATACAGACTGCTCCGCGGCTTTCAAATCGAACCGAAATCTTCAGGACCACCTGCAGACGCACTCAGGAGAACGAGCAGCCAAGTGTCCCCAATGCCCAAAGACGTTCATCCAACACAAAAATCTTCAGAGACACCTAAAAACCCACTTTGAAGATCGGCCCTATAAGTGCTCCCACTGCCCAAAGGCCTACACCCAGAATACAAATCTTCAGATTCACCTGCGAAAGCATACAGGTGAACGACCGTTCAAGTGTTCCCACTGCTCAGAATGCTTTATGAGTAGACAAGAGCTAAGGATACATTTGAAGAAGCACGTATCAGAAAGCTGACCTTAATTTAGACGTAAGCCGATGTAATAAGAATATTGTGTGCATTTTTCAGTcaatgtatatgtttatttgtaaatatgaaaatatagtCCTTAGGGAAATCATAAAactaaagaatttatttatagaaaaaccAATCATTACTAATATTAGATTGAAAGCCCCGTATTGatgatattgaaaataaatgtcCCTAATTCAGTTTGCAGAAAAAACTGTATTATTCTATGAATCAATTAatctcaaatatttatttaaatttgcataaaaaaatacaaataaatattattataaaatgtgtGGTTGGTCAATAGATTTTCGATCTAAcggaatttgttttttaaagccaGTCAGATTAAGCGGTTTTAGAGCTAGAATGGCATCACTGCCGCCGCTGTTATCGATAGACCGCCTGTCCAACGCACTTTCTGGCATTTCCAGAACTCACTGCGCGGTATTACTGCCTAAGATTTCTTTCGAACAACAATTCCTGCTGATTTTTATTGAACAGCGAAAAGTCTTCGGGAGCAGAGCTTCAATTGCGACGTGACAAATACAATCGGTTGACTTGCACTTTCGTGTACTTCAGGCCATTAAAAAAAGCGCAACAACAGTGGTAAAAACAGTTAATCTGCTACATTTCCTGCGACGCAGTTCCGAGTGGTaagttgaaaatattattcccTGCAGTTCATTTTGCAAATAAACCTGCCCTGCATTAATGTCggctaaatatttatattgaaagTAGCCGTTAGACTTGTTGAATTCAATTGCGTCATGCCTTTGTCTCGACTTATTTACACTTTAATTACACTTCAAGTCGGCATCTTCCTCTATTCCCATATTCTGTATTTCCCCATTCCCCTTTTTATCTCCTATTCTGTTGCGCTTCTTTGTTTAGATTTTACTGCTCTCCGCTTTGTGCTGACCCATTTTCTAGTCTTTGTTGGCTTTATCGCACCTGATACCAATATTCCCCTCGTAGATGAATCACCTTGAATTTCAAAACCCGTTTTCGCCCTCGAACTTGGCACAAATTGCAGGCCCATTtgcacaataaataaataacaatttttatcaaATGCCTCTTACGTTTTCTCAAAATGGGCGCAAAAACAGtacagtaaataaaaaaaaacgcaaaaaatggcaGACTTTTTGAAAAGCAATACGAAGCTATATAGCAAAGTGGAATGGCCGATAAGATAACGTACCTTTCGACTTCGAAAACAACAAACTAAACAATATCACAAAGCAAACGCCGATTTATACACATATAAACGCCCCGCAAATCGGTGGTCTTTATAAAACATCATAAAACGAAGCCATATGGCccagttttttattaaagtttagaaaaatagaaattagaaaatatataattttaaagtttttaggaACGAACCCTAAAAGCtgagaaatttttatatttttttattataatacaattttttttttaaataaaattaattaacaaaataataataccaaTTATTTACCAATTTTATGGGTGTAAAATAAACCAGTTTTTACCGTAAACTActtctatatattttaaaagattattttttaaaaatgcttaaaaagTTTAGAGCAAAGAACCAATAATTTTGTGACATATACTTTCTAATTACCATTAATaatgttaataaattataattccagCTACTGAGTCATAGTTGAGATCAAAGAACCCAGTTTAAATAGGTTAGATTAAAAATGGCGAATGATTTCGAATTTTATACTAACTTTTTTATAAGCTTTGTCTACCTTTTATTACCCAAATCATTATATTATAGTTATAATTATCGGAAATCTGGTTTGTGGCTGGTCAAGCTTCACGTGACTGGGATTTTTGTACTAACTAACTTACTAattgtgtgatttttttttacagattCTCCGACTCTTCAAAATGCGCACAGCTGTGTTGCTGCCTCTTTTGGCCCTGCTGGCGGTGGCCCAGGCCGTTTCCTTCGCCGACGTTATCAAGGAGGAATGGCATGCGTTCAAGGTGAGCTTCAACCGGGATGATCAATGGATAAACTTTCGATTTGTCACCCCAGGAAATCGGAGCACAACAAGTGTTCTCGGGTAACAAGGGCGATGATTAATGCCTGAATTGATTGTATTTTTGGGCCTTTGTCTTGCGCAGACTTTGTTTGCATAGTTGGACTGGCATTCTTCCGTTTGTGACGACGATTCTGATTCTTCTCGATTGAGTCATAATGTGAATGCACTGCATTGCAGCGGCTGCTTcaaaaagaagaaagtccaGATAAGTCCACAGTCTAGGCTGAGCAGTCACATGCCGGCTCACATGACCATTGTCCGGGCTTAGCCCATCCGTAAACATCGCTTGGATGGACTGGGACAATCGTGGGTCAGTCAGTCGGCCAGCTGATAAGCCGTGCAAGACTCGAACTGGTCCACTGATAAGCAAGTCACATTTTTCGCAAGCAATTGTTTCCTAATTCAGTCTTTGATTCTTGCCCCCTTCTGCAGATTGCACATTTTATTGCCTGTAGCCGTAGTTTCATTGATTAATCGCCCATTGTCTCGCAACTCTGTGTGCCCATTTGATGGATTCTCTATTAACTAGTTGAATGTACCCATAGTGCCGTCCATTTCTTATCGGGGCGAGTGAAAGGTCGGGATTTATTCCATTATTTTGCTGAATAGTTGTTTTCCAAAGTGCCGTGCCAAGCGGCACTAATCACAAATGGGGGCGTACAAACAACAATTAGCTGTGCAGATCCCGtgtgataaaaaatattcatatatttatttgaattgcTTTGGATTTCCCCTTTAATGGTGTATCTTTCATTTGGAAATGTAATTCCAAATGCCACCCGCATTCTTTTTTGATAAGTTCTTGAATGTGGGGATTTTTCATTTAACttcctttcattttttaaggaacattaaattttatgacacatcatttttttatttaaattcttttttttgccaaatcaACATAACAAATGAATAAAAGtacttataaaaacaaaatttattggcAAATTTTGCAAATCGAGACTGGAATATTTCCTAGGAAATTGCTATTAAAGCGTTgtgttttatgatttttaggACTATCTTTTAAATCGTGTTTAGCCTGCAAATaaactttgatttttaaagccataaaaaaaaacaatttagcaACTACATTGATAGAAATTCTATGATAGAATAACATCTACATTATATTAATTAGCTTAAGTATtaaatttacacaaaataaaatcgaaatcaaagtaaaggtattaaaatcttaatttataTGTTCCGCCAAATAACTAGGTTCCTTAATTTTACAGAAACCAGCTATTCACTTTGCAATCAAAAGAAATGCGAGCTTAACTGACGAAAAAATCTcaccaatattttatttaaaatcactgattaaaatcactaattttatttaatgttgtAATTACTTTGCTTActttactttttcaaattaagcGTCCGTTAAGTATTgtgtaaaatatcaaaaacagTCAGCATGGTCACACTGCCAAAACAATGCTGCCCATGCCTGCTCTCAAAAGAATAGGCGCgcaattcaaatttgatttccagCCGACTTATCTGCTAGTCTCACTCAAGCGAGCGAAAAGCCATCTTCTGTAATCTGTGTGCAGTCCAAAGTGCCAGAGTTGCGCTTGCAAATGCACAGCTGCAAAAGTCACCAGCGCACAATGGCGTACACTACTGATAAGCACTAAAATTTCACATAAATGCGTTTCAGTTTCCGATAATgggcaaatattttgaaaaacattatcgGGCGACGGGGGGTCGCGAGCGTTTTGGAAATGACGCGTGACGAAAGATCGCGAGGGGCTTATCAGAATTGGCATTTTGTTGGTATTTCCGAGAGCCGCGAAAGCTCCCTAGCGCGAAATCCGAACGGCAAGTGCACAAACAAATAGGCAgccgtaaataaataaataatggggAAAAATTTGGCTGACTTGCAAAAGtctctttctttctttattattatggatttttttcttattttttttcgacaCAACCGAACCGGTTGGCGCAAACATATTTGAATATACCCACCTCTCTCGCCTGAAATCCTTATAAATCATGCGATTCGAAAACCGGTTCGTTTTGAAAAACTGCCCACAATGCGCGCGcgttgcaaaaaaagaaaccaaacgaaaaaaaaataagaagaaatcaagaaatatataGAGTACGCCGCTTCCTCCTCGCAATCCCAAATAGTTTGCCTACGTAGGTTGGCCTCTCATTTCGGCGATACGAAGTGCAGAGTGTTCGAACTCGGCTCTTTTTTTCCCACCCGAACGAGAGCCACCACCAAAGCAGAAGtagtatttttgttatttcccTGCCGACGCTCCAAGCAAACGGAACGCTGCGGAGAGCCAGCGAGCCagtaaagaatatatatagaaatttgagagaaaagaaataaaaggaGCCAGCTAGAAGCAGCCCCCCAAGAAAAGCACGCGCGTCATCGTAAAAACGTGCTGCGAGAAATCCAAGAAAAACCAAAGTAATAGCGGGGTAATTACATAAAACCCAGAACGATGACCGATGCCAGTGCAAATAGTCTGGATGTCTCCGTGGACGTCGTGTGGCCCACCATCATCGTCCTGGCCATGCTGGTGATAAACGGCTTCGTCTTCGCCTACATCATGCGAAAGCGGCGGGAGTACAAGAGCCAGGAGGAGCAACAACCTGTTCCACAGGCCACCTACTCGGCCACCAGCGAAGTGGCCACCGCACCCACGGATCAGGAGGAGGATGATAGCTGTGCCATCGAGATGGAGCGCCTGTAGGATCTAAAATCGTATTAGCTATCAGCCTGTATAGCTCGCAGATACTCACTGTACCCCCTATAACGTCCAAGCTCTCAACTGCAACGAAGTTTCCTAAGCTAAAAGATATATCTAGAGGTCTAGAAATAGAACCTAGAGATATTCCAAGATATACAGTACGTATACGTCGAGTGCCTGGATCGCACGTGCATTTAATTACGGTTTTTAAGTTGttaaaaaagtatacaaataAAAGATGTGTGAATATTTTATCATGCCATATCGAGGAGAACCCAAGGAAAATCAATAGGTCAGTGTGCTTTTCTCACCCAAGTGGAAACGGGGCGGTGTTTTTCTGTTCTTTTTGGATGCATGTCTCCATAAATTCGAATCAATTATGTCAATTATACGAGTCTGCCGTGGACCGGGCACCCCATCCGGTCCATTTGGGGCGACAATTGCTGATCTGCTGCTCCGCTTTGATGTCCAAAATAATTACATATGCATGTTTCTCACATGACAGCGCCACTCGGTTATTCAGTTCATTGTGACGAGTACCCTAGAATATCTCTGTGAGCCATTCAAAACCACTAAAAAAGCAATCAACTTGAGGATAAGTTCGGTGAATCTACATAGATACTTGCCTTTTCGTCGAGTGTGCATTCTGTTTATATACTATTCTCAAAAACATGGCACTTAACACCTTCTAGTGAATGAGATAAACCATTATAGCACTTAACACTTTGAGGAAAtgcaatttcattttaatatacTCTAAATTCAGCTAGGAAATAATAAGTTTcagtcaaaaaatatatataaaagtcTTTGTTCGATGATTGATATATATGGAAGCTGTGGTTTTAACAGCTTGGGTCGTTAAAtctataattaattttctgaTAAATCTTTATGGGTTTTAAATTACATGAAAAGACGTCCGtggttataaaaatataattactaATCCCATTTTGGGTTTGAAAAGAAACGGATTGCttaaattccttttaaaataaaatcgataatAAATAATCAAGACTCATATCCATTGAAGAATATTTTTCAAGATATACCGGCTTTGTAAACCCACccctataaaatatatcattGAACATAATGGATAGCAGAGCAGTCGACTTCTTGCTTGGGCCTTCCAATTCTCTTTATAGCTATCATTTGTTTGGTGTTCTTGCTATTTCCGTGCTGTGTAAATATGCGGGTCGAACAAACAACCCCGAACTGGAGAGGAGGGAGGTCTCTAATCCGGGGGACCAATGCAGCGAGATACAGCCTGCATTTTCCGCTTTTACCTGCCATGAAATTCTTTGTTTACTACCTGGAGCATTAACACCAAGTTTCCCAGTTGCCCGTTGTTGGGCAATCGTTAAAACTATTGGCCATGCTAGATTTATAGGCTGTGCTACTGTGGCCGCGAACTAATAGAGCGATTCGCTCGTGCCAGGTTGACGGGGCTGTGATAAGGTTATCTCGAGATTAAGAACTTTTGCCTCCGCGATCGTAAATCCAGTTTACGTAAAACAAGATTTTCAAATATGTTCGAACAGCTAACATTTCAATTTGGCTCTACTTTTATTTCTATCTAATCTTAGTACAAGTACAAAAAAGTCAATTGATAAGCCAGTCTACCTTTGATAAGAGTGCACTATCTAAAGGAgaaccttttcttttttatgcagttGGAGCACCGCAAGAACTTCTGGCTTCCGCCTCAAGtttaatatattctaaatTAAGCTATTTCGTGTGaggaaaatgtaattttcagccaaaaatatatacaaaagtcTTTGTTCGATGATTGATATTTATGAAAGCTGTGGTTTTAACAGCTTAGGCAGTTAAATCTATAATTAATTCTCTGATAAAtctttatgtgttttaaataacATGAAAAGACGtccgattttattatttttagaaaatgtttcggTTTTGAGAAGAAACAGATTGCTTAAATTccgctttaaaaataaattgataataaataataagccATGATAAAAGTGCACTATCTAAAGGagaactttttcttttttatgcagttGGAGCACCGCAAGAACTACAATGACGAGACCGAGGAACGCTTCCGCCTGAAGATCTTCAATGAGAACAAGCACAAGATCGCCCGGCACAACCAGCTGTTTGCCCAGGGAAAGGTGAGCTTCAAGGTGGCGGTCAACAAGTACGCCGATATGCTGCACCACGAGTTCCGCTCGGTAATGAACGGCTTCAACTACACGCTGCACAAGGAGCTGCGGTAAATTAAGATTAGAAAAGATAACCACCCAAGAACTCGGCTTAATTATCCCCTTCATTACAGCGCCGCTGATGAAAGCTTCAAGGGAGTGACCTTCATCTCGCCCGCCCATGTCACGCTGCCCAAATCCGTGGACTGGCGCACAAAGGGCGCTGTGACCGCAGTTAAGGATCAGGGACACTGCGGCAGCTGCTGGGCCTTCTCCAGCACGGGCTCGCTGGAGGGTCAGCATTACCGCAAGGCCGGAGTGCTGGTCTCGCTCTCCGAGCAGAACCTCGTCGACTGCTCCACCAAGTATGGAAACAATGGATGCAACGGCGGTCTCATGGACAATGCCTTCCGTTACATCAAGGACAATGGCGGCATCGATACCGAGAAGTCGTACGCCTACGAGGCCATCGATGATTCGTGCCACTTCAACAAGGCCACCATCGGAGCCACCGACCGCGGATTCGTCGACATTCCCCAGGGCGATGAGAAGAAGATGGCGGAGGCTGTGGCCACCATCGGACCCGTTTCCGTGGCCATCGATGCCTCCCACGAGTCCTTCCAGTTCTACTCCGAGGGCGTCTACAACGAGCCCGCCTGCGACTCCCAGAACCTCGACCACGGCGTCCTGGTTGTTGGCTTCGGCACCGAGGAGACTGGCGAGGACTACTGGCTGGTGAAGAACTCGTGGGGCACCACCTGGGGCGACAAGGGCTTCATCAAGATGCTGCGCAACAAGGAGAACCAGTGCGGCATCGCCAGCGCCTCCAGCTATCCGCTGGTCTAATCCGGAACTGATGTATTTTAGCCACAGCCTtcatatgatatgatatacaaacaaaaacacaccAACGCAAGCATCTCAAAAAggaactttaataatttagcCCAACCTCATATCTTAATTTCGTATTGGGTCCATTTAAATCATGTATCTCTGCCATCATGTACGATATAGATGAATAACTGATATGTTGATGtttgtagaaaaataaataaaaagtatataattttaacaagTCTGTGAAGTCTTTGGGATAAAGATATGATCTGGAATACAAAGTTATTTGggtaaatggaaattataaaGGGAGTAAAGGTTTTACTCAGTCgttaataataaatgtattattactagacatcggattttaattgaaatctttatttttaaatatgatttaaaaccacatttgattggttaaaattttttttacaaaaacctcaaTTAAGTTTGGCCtaaatcagcggtcggcacacacatacgttgacattttgttttatatttgtgtgagtaatttgcactgggcagctcatcgatgtgtgtgtgcagaccgctgttctacgttatatgtgtgcgagcagcgcgccggcagaacaaaaccctatgctcacttaataggacgctgccgaccgctggccTAAATCAAGCTTTAAAtcgaatataaaataaacgaTTTCACCTCAAAGCCGATGTCTAATTATTACTTTCAATTTTCATgaaatttacacaaaataattattattttgttttaatttctgcaaataataaaatacattttaaaaaactgtttttaaaaataatcgctTAAAGTTTAAACTTGTATACTAGTGCTATCGATAGCCCCAAGAACCAATCATCGATACACATCCAGAATCGATAGACCACCCGATGGGTTCAGTTTTCATAACGTAAAATGAGATAAGTTAATTTATTGGAGCCGAAATCAATAAAGATGCTGTTGACACTCCGCGTGCAGGGAACGCGGCACTGGGCGCAGTGCACCCGGAGCCTGGCCAGCAGCGCGGCGCCGGAGAAGTCGCCCTCGCCAGCGGCCCCGCCGCAGCTGGAGGTCAATGGGAGCACGTACGCCACCGACGGCTGGACGAACGTGACGCCCAAGATCCTCTCCTATTTGGGAGCCAACAAGCACCTGCAGACGGACCACCCGCTGTCCATCATCCGCCAGCGGATCGTGAACTACTTCTATGGGGCGTATCGCAACCAAAGGGGTAATCCCCTGTTCTCCGTCTACGACAAACTCAATCCCGTGGTCACGGTGCAGCAGAACTTTGACAATCTGCTGATACCCTCGGACCATGTGAGTCGCCAGAAGTCCGACTGCTACTACGTCAACCAGCAGCACCTGCTGCG from Drosophila takahashii strain IR98-3 E-12201 chromosome 2R, DtakHiC1v2, whole genome shotgun sequence encodes:
- the CtsL1 gene encoding cathepsin L1, encoding MRTAVLLPLLALLAVAQAVSFADVIKEEWHAFKLEHRKNYNDETEERFRLKIFNENKHKIARHNQLFAQGKVSFKVAVNKYADMLHHEFRSVMNGFNYTLHKELRAADESFKGVTFISPAHVTLPKSVDWRTKGAVTAVKDQGHCGSCWAFSSTGSLEGQHYRKAGVLVSLSEQNLVDCSTKYGNNGCNGGLMDNAFRYIKDNGGIDTEKSYAYEAIDDSCHFNKATIGATDRGFVDIPQGDEKKMAEAVATIGPVSVAIDASHESFQFYSEGVYNEPACDSQNLDHGVLVVGFGTEETGEDYWLVKNSWGTTWGDKGFIKMLRNKENQCGIASASSYPLV
- the LOC108059774 gene encoding uncharacterized protein, encoding MTDASANSLDVSVDVVWPTIIVLAMLVINGFVFAYIMRKRREYKSQEEQQPVPQATYSATSEVATAPTDQEEDDSCAIEMERL